The Gillisia sp. Hel_I_86 genome has a segment encoding these proteins:
- a CDS encoding YqaA family protein: MKKEAKSKKKSRARLLHQYYSYTGFYKFVAKSVKKAIIPIVLFIAAIFALDYFVLDLNKLLVTVTETYSPIGILGVFFASESLLGIIPPELFIAWAGKSEFPIFYLSLLAAASYLGGIVSYFIGVGITKIPVVHKQIETNMAKHIKNTRKWGGFLIIVGALLPIPFAMTSIAAGIIRFPFMSYLMYGLLRFIRFYAYALVIFEMV; this comes from the coding sequence ATGAAAAAGGAAGCGAAATCTAAAAAGAAATCGCGAGCGCGTTTACTTCATCAATATTATAGTTATACCGGTTTTTATAAGTTCGTAGCCAAAAGTGTGAAAAAGGCAATTATTCCAATAGTCCTTTTTATCGCTGCCATTTTTGCCTTGGATTATTTTGTTCTGGACCTTAATAAATTACTGGTAACAGTTACCGAAACCTATTCTCCAATTGGTATCCTTGGTGTGTTTTTTGCTTCAGAATCTTTACTTGGGATTATTCCTCCAGAGCTGTTTATTGCTTGGGCAGGAAAATCTGAATTCCCCATATTTTATTTATCTTTATTGGCTGCCGCATCTTATTTGGGTGGAATTGTCTCCTACTTTATAGGAGTTGGAATCACTAAAATTCCAGTTGTACATAAACAAATTGAAACCAATATGGCGAAACATATTAAAAACACCCGAAAATGGGGTGGTTTTTTAATTATTGTTGGAGCCTTGCTTCCTATTCCTTTTGCCATGACGAGTATTGCTGCCGGAATTATTAGATTCCCGTTTATGAGCTATCTTATGTATGGACTTCTAAGGTTTATTAGATTTTATGCCTATGCTTTGGTAATATTTGAAATGGTTTAA
- a CDS encoding DUF1206 domain-containing protein encodes MSALRNIARTGYVAKGVIYTITGLLTFMAAINIGGEKAGKEEVLDFIKKQDLGSTLLIVLAFGLLCYAIWRFAQAIVDPQGKKGKSKNRGQRFALFISGVSYVGLAGLAILTAGGKSGSSSMKHSSILTTEKGLWILAGIGLLFAGRGIYQITRIFKTNFIRKFDFESMTDERKRKIIKNSAYMGMTSRAIIFLIIGFFALKASFTANLDEIKTTSDVFGFIETSTWGSFQLGMISTGFVGYAVYMFLSAKYRSF; translated from the coding sequence ATGAGCGCGCTAAGAAACATCGCCCGTACAGGATATGTTGCGAAGGGAGTTATTTATACCATAACCGGTTTGTTAACTTTCATGGCGGCGATAAATATAGGTGGGGAAAAAGCGGGGAAAGAAGAAGTACTGGATTTCATTAAAAAACAAGATTTAGGTAGCACTCTACTAATAGTTTTGGCTTTTGGGCTTCTATGCTATGCCATATGGCGCTTTGCACAAGCCATAGTGGATCCTCAAGGAAAGAAGGGGAAAAGCAAAAACAGAGGACAGCGTTTTGCCCTATTTATTAGTGGAGTAAGTTATGTAGGTTTAGCAGGGCTGGCAATTTTAACAGCCGGAGGGAAATCGGGCTCATCCAGCATGAAGCATTCCAGCATATTAACAACCGAAAAAGGGCTTTGGATCTTGGCAGGCATAGGCCTCCTTTTTGCAGGAAGGGGAATCTACCAAATAACGCGAATCTTTAAAACGAACTTTATAAGAAAATTCGATTTTGAATCTATGACCGATGAGAGGAAAAGAAAAATTATAAAGAACAGTGCCTACATGGGAATGACTTCCCGTGCAATTATATTTTTAATTATCGGTTTTTTTGCATTGAAGGCATCTTTCACTGCGAACCTAGATGAAATTAAAACCACTTCAGATGTATTTGGTTTTATAGAAACTTCAACTTGGGGTTCTTTCCAGTTAGGGATGATATCCACAGGTTTCGTAGGCTATGCCGTTTATATGTTCCTTTCGGCTAAGTACAGAAGCTTCTAA
- a CDS encoding DEAD/DEAH box helicase, with amino-acid sequence MSFIEIGVSKEINKGLQELGIINPTKIQMAAIPVLSVENIDFVGQAQTGTGKTAAFGLPILAKVDPNKDHIQALVLAPTRELGQQIAKQLFKFTKYSENVFTEAVYGGEKIDIQISRLKRPTQIVVATPGRLIDLLKRKALDISKIHTLVLDEADEMLSMGFKDDLTKILSKTKGERNVWLFSATIPKELNEIIENYVSKDALRVSVDKNDSINTGISHHYVTGDDNNKLDTLASFLRSQGKQRGIIFTKTKAAAKILAKQLLAKNHEVGLLEGDMLQKDREKAMRAFKNKSLRLLVSTDVAARGIDVDNLAFVVHYQLPDQTEYYTHRSGRTARAGNTGISLVLVNPKETRRIYELEKELSIKFTKVK; translated from the coding sequence ATGAGCTTTATAGAGATAGGTGTTTCAAAAGAAATAAATAAAGGATTGCAAGAATTAGGGATAATTAATCCTACTAAAATACAAATGGCTGCAATCCCCGTATTATCTGTAGAGAATATAGATTTTGTTGGACAAGCACAAACAGGCACTGGGAAAACTGCTGCTTTTGGATTACCAATATTGGCGAAGGTAGATCCTAATAAAGACCATATTCAAGCTTTAGTACTAGCACCAACCCGGGAGCTTGGACAACAAATTGCAAAACAGTTATTTAAATTCACAAAGTATTCAGAAAATGTTTTTACTGAAGCTGTCTATGGTGGTGAAAAGATCGATATTCAAATTTCAAGATTAAAAAGGCCTACCCAAATTGTAGTGGCAACTCCGGGAAGGTTGATTGATCTTTTAAAGAGAAAAGCATTGGATATTTCTAAAATCCATACGCTGGTATTAGATGAAGCGGACGAAATGTTAAGCATGGGGTTCAAAGATGACCTTACTAAAATCCTTTCCAAGACAAAAGGAGAAAGAAACGTGTGGTTATTTTCGGCTACGATACCAAAAGAGCTTAATGAGATCATAGAAAATTATGTTTCAAAAGATGCTCTTAGGGTCTCTGTAGATAAAAATGACTCTATAAATACAGGAATTTCACATCACTATGTAACTGGGGACGATAATAACAAGCTGGATACTTTGGCATCTTTCTTAAGGTCTCAAGGAAAACAGAGAGGTATTATTTTCACAAAGACCAAGGCTGCAGCAAAAATTCTTGCAAAGCAATTGTTGGCCAAGAACCACGAAGTTGGTTTGTTGGAAGGCGATATGCTTCAAAAAGACAGGGAAAAGGCAATGAGGGCTTTTAAAAACAAGAGTTTGCGCCTTTTAGTATCTACAGATGTTGCTGCAAGGGGAATAGATGTGGATAATCTCGCTTTCGTGGTACATTACCAACTACCAGATCAAACCGAATATTATACACATAGGAGTGGACGAACAGCCAGAGCAGGAAACACAGGTATTTCGTTAGTTTTGGTTAATCCAAAAGAAACCAGAAGGATTTATGAATTAGAAAAAGAACTCAGTATAAAATTCACCAAGGTCAAATAA
- a CDS encoding YqaE/Pmp3 family membrane protein, with the protein MSLITIILNILLPPLAVFLKHGLGVTFLISLLLTALGWLPGVIHAFYVNGR; encoded by the coding sequence ATGTCTTTAATTACTATTATTTTAAATATATTATTACCACCATTAGCTGTTTTCTTAAAGCATGGTCTTGGAGTTACCTTTTTAATTAGTTTATTGCTTACTGCTTTAGGCTGGTTGCCAGGGGTAATTCATGCCTTTTATGTTAACGGAAGATAG
- the galE gene encoding UDP-glucose 4-epimerase GalE, with amino-acid sequence MKSKILVTGGLGFIGSHTVVALQQQGFEVVIIDNLSNSSIDVLAGITKITQITPEFQNIDLRNKEAVNNFFEKHEDINGVIHFAASKAVGESVENPLLYYENNLSTLIYVLQHLSKKERANFIFSSSCTVYGQADSLPISENAPVKQAMSPYGNTKQIGEEIIKDTCKVHPNFSAISLRYFNPIGAHPSTEIGELPIGTPQNLVPFITQTAIGKREQLSVFGNDYPTNDGTCIRDYIHVMDLAKAHVVALQRLIKGDPENNYDVFNLGTGTGNSVLEVIESFQRSTGKKLTYKIVDRREGDITAAYADTHKANSVLNWRAGHSLDEALESAWKWEKKVSKNEEKE; translated from the coding sequence ATGAAATCTAAAATATTGGTTACCGGCGGACTTGGGTTTATTGGTTCGCATACCGTAGTTGCGCTCCAGCAACAAGGCTTTGAAGTTGTGATAATAGATAATTTATCGAATTCATCGATAGATGTACTGGCGGGAATCACCAAGATCACCCAGATTACGCCAGAATTCCAAAACATTGATTTAAGGAATAAGGAGGCAGTGAACAATTTTTTTGAAAAACATGAGGATATAAATGGAGTTATTCATTTTGCAGCCTCTAAGGCAGTGGGAGAGAGCGTAGAAAATCCCTTGCTGTATTATGAGAACAATTTATCTACTTTAATCTATGTCTTGCAACATCTTAGCAAAAAAGAACGTGCTAATTTTATATTCAGTTCTTCCTGCACAGTTTATGGACAAGCCGATTCTTTGCCCATAAGTGAGAATGCACCTGTAAAACAGGCGATGTCCCCTTATGGAAACACCAAGCAAATAGGGGAGGAGATCATAAAAGATACTTGTAAGGTCCATCCCAACTTCAGCGCGATTTCCCTAAGGTATTTTAATCCTATTGGGGCGCATCCAAGTACAGAGATTGGGGAATTGCCAATTGGAACACCACAAAATTTGGTTCCATTTATTACTCAAACTGCTATTGGTAAGCGCGAACAATTATCTGTTTTTGGAAATGACTACCCAACAAACGATGGTACCTGCATTAGGGACTATATTCATGTAATGGATCTGGCCAAAGCCCATGTGGTAGCTTTACAAAGATTGATAAAAGGTGATCCTGAAAATAATTACGATGTCTTTAATTTGGGAACCGGAACCGGGAATTCTGTGTTAGAGGTCATTGAATCTTTTCAGCGATCCACAGGAAAAAAGTTGACTTATAAAATTGTTGACAGGCGTGAAGGAGATATTACAGCGGCTTATGCAGATACGCATAAAGCAAATTCAGTATTAAACTGGAGAGCAGGGCATAGCTTGGATGAAGCTTTGGAAAGTGCTTGGAAGTGGGAGAAAAAAGTCTCTAAAAATGAAGAAAAGGAATAA
- a CDS encoding DUF3817 domain-containing protein, translated as MNERIQIKVFKWVSILEGLSFLLLLFIAMPLKYLFDLPQMVEVVGMAHGILFISYLVGAILVYNILNWKFKTLLLAVACSVIPFGPFYIEKKYL; from the coding sequence ATGAATGAACGTATTCAAATCAAGGTTTTTAAATGGGTAAGTATTTTAGAAGGGCTTTCCTTTCTATTGTTGCTTTTTATAGCAATGCCATTAAAGTATTTGTTTGACCTTCCCCAAATGGTTGAAGTAGTTGGAATGGCTCACGGAATCCTTTTTATATCATATCTTGTGGGCGCCATACTCGTTTATAATATACTGAATTGGAAATTTAAAACCTTACTGCTTGCCGTTGCTTGCTCGGTAATTCCATTTGGTCCTTTTTATATAGAAAAAAAGTATTTATAA
- a CDS encoding mechanosensitive ion channel family protein: MFEDIFDIKPISCFLENYFIEQGMNTVAAGYLNLAINLLALFGLVLLVNYILKKFVIESFKAFTNKTKTTFDDFLIKSNFPKYVGRIVPILVIYATIPVILIDYQFVLKIVIFFTNLYIIILVVWIFRSLLRTSKNYLKTRKEYFDKPLDSYMQVLMIFIWIVGIMFIFSEITGKSVLNFAISLGAASAVILLIFKDTILGFVASIQVSVNDIVRIGDWITFSKYGADGDVTEINLATVRVQNFDNTFTTIPTYSLIADSFQNWRGMQESPGRRIKRAINIKQNSVKFVTLDDLEKLKSISLIAPYLEHRQKEVNKYNKTNNIDTSLPINGRNQTNLGIFRKYADAYLHDHPAINKELYLMVRHLSPTPQGIPLEILCFSSDKRWENYEYIAADIFDHLIAALPYFGLQLFEAPSGDDLKYLADNMKQDPTTIKTQL, translated from the coding sequence ATGTTTGAAGACATTTTTGATATAAAACCAATAAGTTGCTTTCTTGAAAATTATTTTATTGAGCAAGGGATGAATACCGTTGCCGCTGGATATCTTAACCTCGCAATAAATCTTCTTGCACTTTTTGGTTTGGTGCTTTTGGTGAATTATATATTGAAAAAATTTGTAATAGAATCTTTTAAAGCCTTTACCAATAAAACCAAAACCACTTTCGATGATTTCTTGATCAAAAGTAATTTTCCAAAATATGTTGGAAGGATAGTCCCCATTCTCGTTATCTATGCCACGATTCCTGTTATTCTTATAGATTATCAATTTGTTTTGAAAATCGTTATTTTCTTCACTAATCTCTATATAATAATATTGGTTGTATGGATCTTTAGGAGTTTACTGCGAACAAGCAAAAACTATTTAAAAACCAGAAAAGAATATTTTGATAAGCCCCTAGATAGCTATATGCAGGTGCTTATGATTTTTATTTGGATCGTGGGGATTATGTTCATTTTCTCTGAAATCACAGGGAAATCTGTTCTTAATTTTGCGATTTCTTTAGGTGCTGCATCTGCAGTTATATTATTGATCTTTAAGGATACTATTTTAGGGTTTGTGGCCTCCATACAAGTATCTGTAAACGATATTGTGCGCATTGGGGACTGGATTACCTTTAGCAAATATGGAGCCGACGGAGATGTAACCGAGATTAACCTTGCAACGGTACGGGTACAGAATTTCGACAATACTTTTACCACGATCCCTACCTATAGTTTAATTGCCGATTCTTTCCAGAACTGGCGCGGCATGCAGGAATCACCAGGTAGACGTATTAAGCGGGCAATAAACATTAAACAGAATTCTGTGAAATTTGTCACTTTAGACGATTTGGAGAAATTAAAATCCATAAGTTTAATCGCTCCTTATTTGGAACATCGGCAAAAGGAAGTTAATAAATACAATAAAACAAACAATATAGATACGTCACTTCCCATAAATGGGAGGAACCAAACCAATTTAGGGATTTTTAGAAAATATGCCGATGCGTATTTACATGACCATCCGGCAATTAATAAAGAGTTATACCTCATGGTTAGGCATTTATCACCAACCCCTCAAGGAATTCCATTAGAGATCCTTTGTTTTAGCAGTGATAAGCGTTGGGAAAATTATGAATATATTGCTGCGGATATTTTTGACCATTTAATCGCGGCATTGCCTTATTTTGGACTCCAACTTTTTGAAGCTCCTTCTGGGGATGATTTAAAATATTTAGCAGACAACATGAAACAGGATCCCACTACAATTAAAACCCAACTATAA